A part of Caretta caretta isolate rCarCar2 chromosome 1, rCarCar1.hap1, whole genome shotgun sequence genomic DNA contains:
- the PDE6H gene encoding retinal cone rhodopsin-sensitive cGMP 3',5'-cyclic phosphodiesterase subunit gamma yields the protein MSDANTLNTTEVATGPTTPRKGPPKFKQRQTRQFKSKPPKKGVKGFGDDIPGMEGLGTDITVICPWEAFSHLELHELAQFGII from the exons ATGAGCGACGCCAATACCCTCAACACCACAGAAGTGGCAACTGGTCCCACCACACCACGCAAGGGACCTCCCAAGTTCAAGCAAAGGCAGACAAGACAGTTCAAAAGCAAGCCCCCAAAGAAAGGAGTAAAAGG GTTTGGAGATGACATTCCAGGTATGGAGGGACTTGGAACAG ATATCACAGTGATCTGTCCATGGGAGGCTTTCAGCCATCTGGAACTGCATGAGCTGGCGCAGTTTGGTATCATCTAA